The window GTCTATAGACTGACAACTCAAACTACAACACAACATCTTACGATACTTTCCGCCATCCAATTCCAATGACAAAGACCTACAGTGATTTATGATTTCCATACCTGAGTTTTGGAAGTTCGCAGTAGAGCCACTCGGACACATCTTCAATCTGAACCTCCCTGTGTGTGGAAGCAAGATCGAGTTTATTTCCTGCCACCACTATAGGAATTTCCTGGAAGTCTGGTCTTTGTTCTCGGACTTCCTCGAAGCAGCGCTTGACGCAGGCAAAGGACGGCGCAGAGGTTGTGGCGTACACAAGAAGGAAAGCATGAGCCGTGGCGATACAGAGCCTCCTCATGGCTGGGAACTGGAGGTCCCCTGCTGTGTCCAGGATGTCCACCTTGAGCTGCACTTGGCCTAAGTCGTACTCCCTGTTGTATAAGTCCTCCACAGTACTGCGATACTTGTCCGTGTAGGTGTTGAAGAGGAACCTCTTCACAATGCAGCTCTTGCCTACCCCAGCTCCGCCCAAGATGACTAGCCTGATGCGTTCGTGATCACTCATCTTGAAAACGTATTCTATTTTGCAATCATAGCACCAGAAGGCTCAGAAACTTGTCCAATAACTGTGGCAATTATAATTCATAGAAAACCTTCAGATCACTCACTATCCACAAACACCAACACATCGATCTCTGAATTTCCACGGAGACAATTTTTATCACgaaatttattttgttaaaaaattcAGATACTTGAGCACTATATATATCTAGAACATTGAACAAAAAGCACGATGTTCGTTTGGTTGAACTATTCACATGAATACATCGACACTTCACTATTTCTAACTCAAACACGTAAGTTTGAAATCAGTTGATGACAGAAACAATTCAATTATCTTGGTGTGTATTACACAGATTACTTCAACATCAAAGAACAATGAGTTTCTTTAGCAAAAATTTGCTTCTCCATGCTGATCCGTTTCTATGTTTTGAAGAAAATATCGGCGCAAAAATAGAACACACTAACACCAAAGTAACATTCAAAAGTATCCTAATTGCTACAACAATCAATTCCTGGCATTGCCTCTTCCGTCATGAAACTTTTGTCTCATAAAGGATAGCGAAAAGCACACAAAGAACTAAATCTTAACGTCACACGACTTTCCTTATTTGTTGTTGTGTTTGTTAAAAAAGGATGTCATAAAAAAGCGTTTGTGGTAATGATTTAATACTTATACCACTGTCGAGATGATCTTGGGTTTTGAGATGAAAGACATTTAGACCAATGTCTCAGGATGTGATGCAATTTCCAGGCACCTGTGAACAAAGAAAGAATATACATAATTAACATAAGAGAAAAACAAACAAGGGTCTAATATAACATTGCAATAGATTGGTGTAAAATTATACAGTGTAATGTTGCAAAATATATTTGAGGTTTCGTCTTGTAGTGATTTAGGACATCTTCGAGTTTTACGTATACAAAGTGTCCTGAAAATGCGGAGAAATATTTTTAGAATGTAAAGAAGGATGATAGGTTACATCCAGTGGCGACTCCTGATAGTTAGACATACACAAAAATAAAACAGGTAGGATAAGCAATTGTAATATCAACTTTCATGTTTTTCAAACTCGTTTAGTGAAACTGAACCGCCAATATGTTTCGTCGTTTGTTGATAACGTTACGAAGAATATTTCCTAAATTATTTAAATCAGTTCCACTTTCATTGTTCCACGTACTTTGCTGGTTgcaaaataaaaacatggctaaCAGGACAGTTTATTTACATGTCTACACCTATTCAACCGCGGTATTTCTGTGTACTTAGAAACATAAAAAttaagtttcactgttttgccGCCTGTTTTACGAAGCTGAATATTAGTCCCTTGATTACACAATCACAAGGTTCACTTATTGGATTTTCACATGTTGATATACTCGCATTACAAGACATTTTACGACGCACTAGTTCAGTGCACTCTACGGGTCTAGAGTAACCTGCAGTCGGACGAACGGCCACGTCCTTACAGTGCCCTGTAAACCGTCCCGCTGCGGTGACCTAACCTACAGCCATGTCGATTCGAGGACAGTTTTtccgctgtttttttttttttgctttacgtcgaaccgacacagataggtcttatggcgacgatgggacgggacaggcctaggaattggaaggaagcggccgtggccttaattaaagtacagccccagcattttcctggtgtgaaaacgggaaaccacagaaaacaatcttcagggttcgaacccactatcacccggttGCGAGGACAGATTAAGATCAAGCGAAGGCATCCTCAAAACCAATACCAACCTGTTCAGAATAAAACTCCTTCCAATTGTGCCTTTCAATAACGTAGTTAATTATGACTTGTCATTAATCTTCATTTACGGCAATCAATATTAATAACAGTTTATATAGACAAATTGTGGAGTGTACGATGATCGACGTATCCTataaagaaatttttttttgctaggggctttacgtcgcaccgacacagataggtcttatggcgacgatgggatgggaaaggcctaggagttggaaggaagcggccgtggccttaattaaggtacagcccgagcatttgcctggtgtgaaaatgggaaaccacggaaaaccatcttcagggctgccgatagtgggattcgaacctactatctcccggatgcaagctcacagccgcgcgcctctacgcgcacggccaactcgcccggtcctataaAGAATAATCGCCACTGGTTACATCAGTGTGTTTCGGGAATTGCTTATTTTGTAAGTTAACGCATATTCGAGCCAGAAGTTATTTTATTGTCCTACTATtcttttttttaccgagctcgatagctgcagtcgcttaagtgcggccagtatccagtattcgggagatagtgggttcgaaccccactgtcggcagccctgaaaatggttttccatgttttcccattttcacaccaggcaaatgctggggctgtaccttaattaaggccacggccgcttccttcccactcctagcccttccctgtcccatcgtcgccataagacctatctgtgtcggtgcgacgtaaagcaactagcaaaaaaaaaaaaaaaaactattctttTTTGGGGGTACTATACGTTCTGTTGACATTAACTCGAATGAAATATTAATATATCTCTTCTTCTGCGTGAATCCCCAGGTCGCCTCACTGAACCCCAATGTGCTTTTATACTCGTGTTAGCTATATAAACCGATGtgcaactgaattagagatagcttCGTTTTATCGAAATAGCTCTACGGTAGGCTACGATGAAATGGAACTCCTGCTACATCCACCAATGTTCGTTGTCGGCGAACGACACAGGAAGTTTCCACCAGAACATGTCCACCCGCTTGTTAACCTCCAACAGCCTGTGCCTACAGAAAGAAATTACGCCAGCGAATATCCCCCTCCCCAACACAATTGTAACCGATTTGTTCGATGAACACTGTAAGGACATGGGGATTCTTACGTGGCCGTCAAGGTCATCGGACCTCAATCCTATAGAGCACATCCGGGATGCTGCCGTACCCATATAACCATAGACAAGTGTGTTTTAGTATCGACTGGTTTGTCCTCAGAAATTATTTTCTGTCCATACTGAAAAATATCAGCTCCGAAACGTGGCTGTTTATTCGGAAAGGAATAAATGTTGCTGTTTTAAAATAATGTGTTCCTCATGATCTCTTGTGCCGGCACGGCAGTGAGTCACTATGCAGTATTTTTTTTCGTGGCACTCAATTTATAATAGTTATCGTGAATAACGGTGAAGAAATTtgaagaaattaacaaattatcGTATGCATGAAGTTAAATCACATATGGCCACATAAGCGGTAGCAATATCAGAAATTTATGAAAAGTAGCATCATCATATGTTGTTCTGCCTTTCGGGAGGTCCAATCATGGCCTTGTTCTCCATTTACATGGCGGTTCATTGCCATGAACTTCCAGGGATAATTTCAGTggcggtttcccgttgccttccactgacctaCAAAGCCTGTCTGCTCACCGACCCAGCTTACCGCTATGATAGACTAATATTAGAAAAAATCCCACTGAGAAGAATATGTACTCAGTGCATAGTACAAGAGGATCTAACCATTACCAATATCCTTGTCAACTTCCATATGCAAATTGTTTATAAACGGTGCGGTGAAAATGTCTATTCAGAAAAAATAATTGAAAGGGGCCGTGTCGGTGTCCTGGTCGCAAGTTTTTACGTAGAATCGGTACCAAATGATAAGTATTGTCGAAATGAAGTTTGTTAGTTAACAACATTACGAAAGAAGTTGCTAAACTGTACGCCTTCATTGCAAACACGTTTTTGGCACATAACATACATGTACTCCATGTATTTTGCTAATGTCTTCAAATCTCTTCGACGTTATTCACTATATTTCTTATAAAATGAATATCACGAAAAAATTACTGCATAGTGACTCACTGTAATTCAcgttttaatttaaacaatttagTTGTCTTTCACATAGAACCACAAGAAGTTCCTACttgtgaaatatatttttaaaaattgtttaccctccacggttggtccCCTACTCccacctcggactcagcgaggaatcctacctctaccgcctcaagggcagtgtcctggagcgtgagacattttgtcgggaatacaactggagaggagaacgagtccctcgcccagatggcctcacctgttatgctgaacaggagccttgtaggggatgggatgattggaaagggtataaaaggaagagggaaggaagcggccgtggccttaagttaggtaccatcccggcatttgtctggt is drawn from Anabrus simplex isolate iqAnaSimp1 chromosome 1, ASM4041472v1, whole genome shotgun sequence and contains these coding sequences:
- the LOC136872068 gene encoding GTP-binding protein Di-Ras2; its protein translation is MSDHERIRLVILGGAGVGKSCIVKRFLFNTYTDKYRSTVEDLYNREYDLGQVQLKVDILDTAGDLQFPAMRRLCIATAHAFLLVYATTSAPSFACVKRCFEEVREQRPDFQEIPIVVAGNKLDLASTHREVQIEDVSEWLYCELPKLRAKVMECSAKDDYNIKDIFRCFITLSRILRPVGEEVVGGLKRRSSAYVSASKGGRRAGSPAGLEASSSTPTSEGSGGLEVAKAKPRSRSLIRRSSRKAKQQMRDAHAEDCHVS